TTGTGATTACATGACGTTGTATAACATCGACTACGATGAACAGCTCCCACCAAACTGATTGCTACTCTACTAGGATCTGCCTTATTGTCGTCCCAAATCAGTTTCAAATTGGGGCGGCATATTTTTGAATGAGGGTTGATGAGTGAAGCACCTTACAACATGTTTTTTCGTTAGGGAGGCGCGGCAGGTTGTCGGCGGATTTAGATGGCACTGAGACACGTATCGCCAGGTGATTTCTCAATCCAGCTCACGCATGGTTTTTCAAAGTATTTTGGTGAGCCTCTGGGAGCAGCGTTCAACCTCGGCTCTGATCGCACAATTTATTACAACGTCGACTACATTTCTGATGCTGGCGGCTGGTTCGCCGAAAAAGCTTTGGACGCTTGGGCAGCTGTGTCGGGTATCAACTTCGTTGCCTCAAGTTACAGCAATGCGGATATCAGGTTCGGTCAAAGCGACTCATCAGGCGCTTATGCTACCACATACTTCGATGGTTATGGTGACATCACCCAAGCGAATGTAAACATTCCCAACTGGTGGATCAGTGGTGATAGCTACAACTTGAACAGCTACGGCTATCAAACTTATCTGCACGAGATCGGGCACGCATTGGGACTTGGGCACGCTGGTAACTACAACGGTCTGGCCAGCTTTCCGTATGACGCCAAATTTGCGAATGACAGTTGGCAAATGAGCGTGATGTCCTACTTCTCCCAAACAGATAACCCGAATGTGAACGCTTCTTTTGCCTATGTTTTGACGCCAATGGCCGCCGACATAATCGCTATAAACAGGCTTTATGGCCTTCCCAACGGTGGCGATAAAGTCAACACCAGCAACACTGTCTGGGGCCTCAATTCGAACGCACAAGGCCCGGCTGCAAATTTCTCGCTGCAACAGCCCGCGATGACAATGACGATTTTCGATCAGGGCGGTAATGACACCTTGGATGTTTCAAATACTGGACATTACCAAGTGATAAATTTGAAGCCAGGCCACTTTTCAAGTGTCTACGGTAAATCCAATAACATCTACATTGATCGCTTGTCTCACATCGAAAACGCGGCAGGCGGCAATGGTGTCGACAAGATGATCGGTAACGCTTTTGCCAACAAGTTGTCGGGTGGCGCGGGCGCCGACAAAATATATGGCGGCGGCGGCAATGACGAACTGCGCGGCGAACATGGTGCTGATGTTCTGTTTGGTGAAAGCGGTATCGACACAATCTTCGGTGACGTGGGTTGGGATATCATTCGCGGTGGCGACGGCTCCGACAACATCTATGGCGGTAGCGGCAACGATGCCCTGATCGGTGAGCGGGGACACGATTTTATTCAGGGCGGCGATGGCAACGATGATATCCGAGGCGGCTTGAATAACGATACCCTGTATGGGAATGCCGGAGGCGACAGAATCTTAGGAGAGGACGGACTAGATACAATCTTCGGCGATGTAGGATGGGATATCATTCGTGGCGGCTCAGGTTCGGACAATATTGACGGAGGTCGCGGCGATGACGCCCTGTTTGGTGATCGCGGGCATGATCTGGTGAAGGGAGGGGATGGCAACGACACAATCCACGGCGGCATGGATAACGACACGCTGCTTGGCGGCGTAGGAGCCGACAATATCTATGGCGGGCATGGCAGGGACACAATCTATGGGGGTAGTGACGCAGATCTGATTTCAGGTGGTGATGGTAACGACCAAATCTATGGTGACGCAGGCGCTGATGCGTTGATTGGAAATTCCGGGAATGATGTCATCTTTGGTGGGGATGGCAACGACCTCATGGCTGGTGGGTACGGATTCGACGTGTTGATTGGCGGTGCAGGAAATGATCGTCTAAATGGCGAGGCTTCACGCGACCGTCTGAACGGAGGTCAAGGCCATGATGTCATGATCGGTGGACCGGGTGGCGACACGTTCTACTTCAACGATGGTAATGACGTTGTTCAAGATTTCTCGGACGCACAGGGTGACATTATTGAAATCGACAGCGCACTGGTGTCGACCTCGAATGTCGCAAGTTTCATCGCATCCAATGCCTCGAGTGATGGACACCACACGACGATTACATTCGACAATGGCGACACGCTAATGTTGCTGGGCGTCACAGACCCGAACTCAATTGTGGATGACGTCTTTTTTGTGTGAACTACGCATTGCTGGCTGCAAAGTCACCTGCACCGGAAAATCAAAGAACCTTCAAAACACATAAAGTCTAAAGTCCGGGTGGAAACACCGGGCTTTATTCAATTTGCTAGGCTTTCTCTCCGATGACGCAATGTGCGTCACAATCGGAATGGTCTGCACGTCCGTCCAGACTCGTTCGGTTAGTTCAGCAACATTCTGGAAAAGAAAATGCCAACATAAGCCGCGAAAACGCGCGCGTTTCAATTTTGCTTTCAACTGACTGCGCATTGACATCAATGCTCAGTTATCGAAGCCAGTTACGCAAGCTCTACAGCGTCGCCAAGGTTAACCCTTTGGATCTATCCAAGCAGCATATATTGAACATCTACGTCGCAGCATTTACTGCGCCCACCCTACCGAAAATCAACGGTAAAGAGGTAACCGTGACACCCTTTCATGCTTTAGCAAAAGGCATGGTCCCCTCCTCAGAGGTAAACACCTTGAGCCTATACGCCACCTTGCTGCCGCGAACTGAAAGCAGCTTCAAGCCTTCACTACCAAGACATTTATGCGTTGCTCACAGTAAAGGCCCATCTTTTGAAGCATGACTTCTATTTCATTGCGAGAGATGGGATCACCGCAATCTTCCAAGCTATCTTTCTGAATCGGTATTTTATGGTTCTGCGCCCGGAAATCCGGGCGCATAAAGCCTAGTTGCTGCCGCCACCAATATTGCCCGGATCAAAGACACCTCCGAAACCGGAATTATTGGACGACCCATCCTCTGATGGCGCAGAGTTTTCCTCGCCGCCTTGCAATGTTCTCGGCGCAAACACACCGCCAAAGCCAGAGTTATTGGACGGTTTTGGCGCCGTCGCCGCGCCGTCTTTCGGTTCCTCCGCGGCTTTGGCCTCAGCATCGCGTTTGCGCTGATCGCGCAGTTCCTGAATACGTTGTTGGATTTCCAGACGCTTCTGTTCCTGCACGTTGGCGATACACTGTTGCGGGCTATAGACTGTCGCTGTTCCGACCACGGCAATGGTGGCGATCGCGAAAACAACCAACGCGACGGCAGCAGCATTCCCGGTGAAGAAACCAGGAAGTCTAACACCACCGGTGACATCACCAACGGTTGCTCCGTCCCGACGGGCCCTCGCGACAACCTCTTTGCGCTTGATATTCGCTTCATTGAACAAGGCTGCAAAGACCGTCAGCACAACAATCATAAACGCCAACGCCGAGATTGCGGGCGTGATACCATAGCGCACTTTCTGTGCCAGTTCGATGGTCAGCGTTGGATATTCGCCAAATGTGAATGTGGTAGTGTTGTAGTTCTCGAACGACGCCAGAAACGCCAGCACCGCCGCCGACGCAATTGCCGGGCGCATGAATGGCAAGAGGATTTTGCGGAACGCCTGTGCGTGAGTTGCACCAAGGTCCAGTGCCGCCTCGGTCAGCGCCAGGTCGTAGCGTTGCAGGCGCGCGACCAGCACCAACATGCAATAACTGGCGATGAATGTGGATTGACCGATGATCGTCAGAAATAGCCCGTTTGACAGAAAGCTATCCGCCCCGAGCCCCAGCATCCGGTTAATCCGGTCCCAGAAAACCAAGGTTGAAATGCCAAGCACCACGCCCGGAATCAGGATCGGTGCGATGATGATCGTGTAATAGGTTGCGCGCAGCTTTGGCCATATTTGCGTCAGCATCAGTGCGCCTGCCAACCCCATCGACACCGACAGGATAATCGTGCCGATCCCCACAAGGATCGAGTTCTTGAT
This DNA window, taken from Aliiroseovarius sp. F47248L, encodes the following:
- a CDS encoding M10 family metallopeptidase; its protein translation is MALRHVSPGDFSIQLTHGFSKYFGEPLGAAFNLGSDRTIYYNVDYISDAGGWFAEKALDAWAAVSGINFVASSYSNADIRFGQSDSSGAYATTYFDGYGDITQANVNIPNWWISGDSYNLNSYGYQTYLHEIGHALGLGHAGNYNGLASFPYDAKFANDSWQMSVMSYFSQTDNPNVNASFAYVLTPMAADIIAINRLYGLPNGGDKVNTSNTVWGLNSNAQGPAANFSLQQPAMTMTIFDQGGNDTLDVSNTGHYQVINLKPGHFSSVYGKSNNIYIDRLSHIENAAGGNGVDKMIGNAFANKLSGGAGADKIYGGGGNDELRGEHGADVLFGESGIDTIFGDVGWDIIRGGDGSDNIYGGSGNDALIGERGHDFIQGGDGNDDIRGGLNNDTLYGNAGGDRILGEDGLDTIFGDVGWDIIRGGSGSDNIDGGRGDDALFGDRGHDLVKGGDGNDTIHGGMDNDTLLGGVGADNIYGGHGRDTIYGGSDADLISGGDGNDQIYGDAGADALIGNSGNDVIFGGDGNDLMAGGYGFDVLIGGAGNDRLNGEASRDRLNGGQGHDVMIGGPGGDTFYFNDGNDVVQDFSDAQGDIIEIDSALVSTSNVASFIASNASSDGHHTTITFDNGDTLMLLGVTDPNSIVDDVFFV
- a CDS encoding ABC transporter permease; the encoded protein is MNNPVIRISIWIYLAIFFAYLLGPLVIMSITAFNSPSFPRATPWECLTFEWFSALFQDERILNGIKNSILVGIGTIILSVSMGLAGALMLTQIWPKLRATYYTIIIAPILIPGVVLGISTLVFWDRINRMLGLGADSFLSNGLFLTIIGQSTFIASYCMLVLVARLQRYDLALTEAALDLGATHAQAFRKILLPFMRPAIASAAVLAFLASFENYNTTTFTFGEYPTLTIELAQKVRYGITPAISALAFMIVVLTVFAALFNEANIKRKEVVARARRDGATVGDVTGGVRLPGFFTGNAAAVALVVFAIATIAVVGTATVYSPQQCIANVQEQKRLEIQQRIQELRDQRKRDAEAKAAEEPKDGAATAPKPSNNSGFGGVFAPRTLQGGEENSAPSEDGSSNNSGFGGVFDPGNIGGGSN